A region from the Francisella orientalis FNO12 genome encodes:
- a CDS encoding HAD family acid phosphatase → MTKKQVISYYESHAHEDDVRTILEKAKQIIDAQSSLKNHAIVLDIDETSLNHYYPFKEVGFPQQENHQVWDELLAKTSAYPIKATLDFYLYCLTKGLKIFFISARFAKHLEATKQALLNAGYVGFEEVFVFPDNLTEYDSKGFKNFKAERRAHIESLGYKILISIGDQSSDLVGGYALNTFQLPNYLYGENSVV, encoded by the coding sequence ATGACAAAAAAACAAGTTATTTCTTATTATGAGAGTCATGCTCATGAAGATGATGTAAGAACTATACTTGAGAAAGCTAAGCAAATAATAGATGCTCAATCTTCATTAAAAAATCATGCTATAGTTCTTGATATTGATGAAACCTCATTGAATCATTACTATCCTTTTAAAGAAGTAGGCTTTCCTCAACAGGAGAATCATCAAGTTTGGGATGAACTACTTGCAAAAACTAGTGCTTATCCAATCAAGGCTACCTTAGACTTCTATCTTTATTGTCTTACTAAAGGTCTTAAAATATTTTTCATAAGCGCGCGTTTTGCTAAACACTTAGAAGCGACAAAACAGGCATTGCTTAATGCTGGTTACGTAGGCTTTGAAGAAGTATTTGTTTTTCCAGATAACTTGACAGAATATGATTCAAAAGGTTTCAAAAATTTTAAGGCGGAGAGAAGGGCTCATATTGAATCTTTAGGGTATAAGATACTTATCTCAATTGGAGATCAGTCATCTGATCTAGTCGGAGGTTATGCTCTTAATACCTTTCAGCTACCTAATTACTTATACGGGGAAAATTCAGTCGTTTAG
- a CDS encoding 2OG-Fe(II) oxygenase family protein, giving the protein MNIRSVDYYADNAAEEFTKSLKETGFAVLKTHPIDWNLIQTVYNEWQDFLKSSDADKYLFDVENQDGYFPKDVSEVAKGETVKDIKHFYHLYFPNGRYPEEVSSAAREMFEKMMKLGETILEWIDEHMDSAVASKLPQRLRDTVSYESTLLRILHYPATKGDEELGAVRAAAHEDINLITLLPIASSPGLQVLSPVTNQWYGVPCDSESLVINIGDMLQEMTNGEYIATKHRVVKPEGEIESLDRVSTPCFIHPKPEVYLSEKYPQAGIFLEERLKELGLK; this is encoded by the coding sequence ATGAATATCCGTAGCGTTGATTACTATGCAGATAATGCGGCTGAAGAGTTTACAAAGTCTTTGAAAGAAACTGGTTTTGCGGTTTTAAAGACTCATCCCATTGACTGGAATCTTATCCAAACTGTTTATAATGAGTGGCAAGATTTTTTAAAATCAAGTGATGCTGATAAATACTTATTTGATGTTGAAAATCAAGATGGATATTTTCCAAAAGATGTTTCTGAGGTTGCAAAGGGTGAAACAGTAAAAGACATTAAACATTTCTATCATTTATATTTTCCTAATGGTCGATATCCTGAGGAAGTAAGTAGTGCAGCTAGAGAAATGTTTGAAAAAATGATGAAGCTTGGTGAGACAATTCTTGAATGGATAGATGAGCATATGGATTCAGCTGTTGCTAGTAAGCTACCACAACGATTAAGAGATACTGTTTCTTATGAGAGTACGTTGTTAAGAATATTACATTATCCTGCTACGAAAGGTGATGAAGAGCTAGGTGCAGTAAGAGCTGCAGCTCATGAAGATATCAACTTAATTACATTGTTGCCAATAGCTTCTTCACCAGGGTTACAAGTTTTATCTCCAGTAACTAATCAATGGTATGGTGTGCCGTGTGATAGTGAGTCTCTAGTTATAAATATCGGTGACATGCTTCAAGAAATGACTAATGGTGAGTATATTGCAACTAAGCATAGAGTTGTAAAGCCAGAAGGTGAAATAGAGAGTCTTGATCGAGTTTCAACACCTTGCTTTATACATCCTAAGCCAGAAGTATATCTATCTGAGAAATATCCCCAAGCTGGAATATTTCTAGAAGAAAGATTGAAAGAATTAGGTCTAAAATAA
- the xerD gene encoding site-specific tyrosine recombinase XerD, translated as MSTAVDAFLDNLWLEHGLSQNTISSYRTDLKFLQNYFSQAELINLDFEQLYAFISYRSKNGYSSRSNARMISTLRKFYNWLISTDQVTTNPTTKLTLPKLAKKLPKDMTETDVERLLQAPDLTYDIGIRDKAMLELMYATGLRVSELVGLNTHDIDLNIGVIQVMGKGSKERIVPIGEYALEYLHKYFEESRKSLAKNFKEKAVFISKHSKRITRQSFWHRIKSYALIAGINTDISPHTLRHAFATHLLNHGADLRSVQLLLGHSNVSTTTIYTHISQNRLQEIYQKHHPRG; from the coding sequence GTGTCTACAGCCGTTGATGCTTTTCTTGATAATCTTTGGCTTGAGCATGGCTTAAGTCAAAACACTATTTCATCTTATCGTACAGATCTAAAGTTTTTACAAAATTATTTCTCGCAAGCAGAATTAATTAATCTCGATTTTGAGCAGTTATATGCTTTTATATCTTATCGTTCTAAGAATGGTTATAGTAGCCGATCTAATGCACGTATGATATCTACATTACGTAAGTTCTATAATTGGCTTATATCGACAGATCAAGTTACTACTAATCCTACTACAAAATTAACCTTGCCGAAGTTAGCTAAAAAGTTGCCTAAAGATATGACAGAGACTGATGTCGAAAGACTACTTCAAGCTCCTGACTTAACGTATGATATTGGTATTCGTGATAAGGCGATGCTAGAGCTTATGTATGCTACGGGTTTGAGAGTTAGTGAGTTAGTTGGTCTAAATACTCATGATATTGATCTAAATATAGGAGTAATACAAGTAATGGGCAAAGGCTCAAAAGAGAGAATTGTACCCATTGGGGAATATGCCCTTGAATATTTACACAAGTATTTTGAAGAGTCGCGCAAGTCTTTAGCTAAAAATTTTAAAGAAAAAGCAGTTTTTATTAGCAAACATTCAAAGAGAATAACTCGACAATCTTTTTGGCATCGTATTAAGAGCTATGCACTTATTGCAGGCATAAACACAGATATATCCCCACATACTTTAAGACATGCTTTTGCAACACATTTGCTCAATCATGGTGCAGATCTTAGATCGGTTCAATTGTTGTTAGGTCATAGTAATGTATCAACAACAACTATTTACACACATATATCGCAAAATCGTTTACAAGAAATATACCAAAAACATCATCCAAGAGGTTAA
- the rplS gene encoding 50S ribosomal protein L19, which yields MKNKFVELVEKSQIRTDLPEFNPGDSITVNLWIREGDKQRIQAFKGFVLRKRNRGLHSAFTVRKMSSGMGVERTFQTHSPLIDSITVEKRADVRRAKLYYMRGLTGKAARIKEKV from the coding sequence ATGAAAAATAAATTTGTTGAATTAGTAGAAAAGTCACAAATCAGAACAGATCTTCCAGAATTTAATCCAGGTGACTCAATCACTGTTAACCTATGGATTAGAGAAGGTGATAAGCAAAGAATCCAGGCTTTTAAAGGTTTTGTTCTTAGAAAAAGAAACAGAGGTCTTCACTCTGCTTTCACAGTAAGAAAAATGTCTTCAGGTATGGGTGTAGAAAGAACTTTCCAAACTCACTCACCTCTAATTGACAGTATCACTGTTGAGAAGAGAGCAGATGTACGTAGAGCTAAGCTATACTACATGAGAGGTCTTACTGGTAAGGCTGCTAGAATTAAAGAAAAAGTATAA
- the trmD gene encoding tRNA (guanosine(37)-N1)-methyltransferase TrmD, with the protein MKFGIISIFPEMFKAINDFGITARAIKDSKVSIKCFNPRYYTTDKHATVDDTSFGGGAGMVMKYEPLSQAIKDAKSTLGYNSKVVYLSPQGGVFNHKKSLELLQNDSLILLCGRYEGVDERLIQDHVDEEISVGDFVLSGGELPAMLVMDTLIRLLPEVLSNKDSMIEDSFYDGLLDYPHYTKPAVLPCGNSVPSVLLSGNHKEIAKWRRKQKLIRTYERRKDLIECLCLSEEDKQIINDYKIDMVSTKGENNEK; encoded by the coding sequence ATGAAATTTGGAATAATATCTATATTTCCTGAAATGTTTAAAGCAATAAATGATTTTGGGATTACTGCTAGAGCGATAAAAGACTCTAAAGTATCTATAAAATGCTTTAACCCTCGATATTATACAACTGATAAACATGCTACTGTAGATGATACTAGCTTTGGTGGTGGAGCTGGTATGGTTATGAAATATGAACCATTATCACAGGCAATCAAAGATGCAAAAAGTACTTTAGGTTATAATTCAAAAGTAGTATACTTGTCACCTCAGGGTGGTGTGTTTAATCATAAGAAGTCTCTTGAGCTTTTGCAAAATGATTCACTGATACTGCTTTGTGGTAGATATGAAGGGGTTGATGAGCGCCTGATACAAGATCATGTCGACGAGGAAATCTCTGTGGGGGATTTTGTATTAAGTGGTGGTGAGCTCCCTGCTATGCTAGTTATGGATACTCTAATAAGACTATTGCCAGAGGTGTTGAGCAATAAGGATTCTATGATTGAGGATTCTTTTTATGACGGTCTTTTGGACTACCCGCATTATACAAAGCCAGCTGTTTTGCCTTGTGGTAACTCAGTACCTAGTGTTTTGTTATCTGGTAATCATAAGGAAATAGCAAAATGGAGGCGTAAACAGAAGTTGATAAGGACTTATGAGCGTCGTAAAGATTTAATCGAGTGCCTATGCCTATCTGAAGAAGATAAGCAAATTATAAATGATTATAAAATAGATATGGTAAGCACAAAAGGAGAAAATAATGAAAAATAA
- the rimM gene encoding ribosome maturation factor RimM (Essential for efficient processing of 16S rRNA) yields MSQDFVEIAKIGATYKLDGELNLYPLASSIETLLSYGDWYIQLPANSVWQPLKNESVLRRADKLYIKLANVNDAEIAKKYVNSLIGVPKEALPKVGNDEAYFTDLIGCAVVNTTNDSFGKVVGIIETGANEVLVCKKDSDEYLIPYAKQYIVSEDLDSKKIVVDWEYDY; encoded by the coding sequence ATGTCACAAGATTTTGTAGAAATAGCTAAAATTGGTGCTACATATAAGCTTGATGGCGAGCTTAACTTATATCCTTTAGCAAGTTCAATAGAAACACTTTTGAGTTATGGTGATTGGTATATTCAGTTACCAGCTAATAGCGTTTGGCAACCACTTAAAAATGAGAGTGTCTTAAGACGAGCAGATAAATTGTATATCAAGCTTGCTAATGTTAATGATGCAGAAATCGCAAAGAAATATGTTAACTCTCTAATTGGAGTACCAAAAGAAGCATTACCGAAGGTTGGTAACGATGAAGCTTATTTTACAGATTTAATAGGATGCGCTGTTGTTAATACTACGAATGATTCATTTGGTAAAGTTGTTGGGATTATTGAAACTGGTGCTAATGAAGTCCTAGTTTGTAAGAAAGATTCTGATGAGTATCTGATTCCCTATGCTAAGCAATATATTGTTAGTGAAGATCTTGACTCAAAAAAAATAGTTGTTGATTGGGAATATGATTATTAG
- the rpsP gene encoding 30S ribosomal protein S16: MVVIRMARGGAKKRPFYRIVVADKRSPRDGRFIEKLGFFNPLAKGGEERLKLDVAKAEAWLAKGAQPSDRVASLIKEAKKVA, from the coding sequence ATGGTAGTAATTCGTATGGCTCGTGGTGGAGCTAAAAAGCGTCCTTTCTATAGAATCGTAGTTGCTGATAAAAGAAGCCCAAGAGATGGTAGATTTATCGAGAAGCTAGGTTTCTTTAATCCTTTAGCTAAAGGCGGTGAAGAGAGATTAAAGCTTGATGTAGCTAAAGCTGAAGCTTGGCTTGCTAAAGGTGCTCAACCTTCAGACAGAGTAGCTAGCTTAATCAAAGAAGCTAAAAAAGTTGCTTAA
- the metK gene encoding methionine adenosyltransferase, which yields MSKNYLFTSESVSEGHPDKLADQISDAILDEILKQDKNARVACETLVKTGMALVAGEITSSARIDIEKLVRKVIIETGYDNANKGIDGRTCSVINAIGKQSSDIAQGVDRGSLEDLGAGDQGLMFGFATNETPTLMPSAIYYSHLLMRKQAAHIKSGKLAWLRPDAKAQVTLAYENDKPKFIDTIVLSTQHNESISQKDLHDAVIEEIVKEVIPAELITKDTKYHINPTGVFLIGGPQGDCGLTGRKIIVDTYGGAAHHGGGAFSGKDPSKVDRSGAYMGRYIAKNVVAAGLADKCEVQVAYAIGVAKPVSLMVNTFGTGKISDNKIEQLVAETFDLRVGKIIENLDLLRPIYRKTSNYGHFGRELPEFTWEKIDKADNLKSSAKI from the coding sequence ATGTCAAAAAATTATTTATTCACATCAGAATCAGTTTCAGAAGGACATCCAGACAAACTAGCTGATCAAATTTCAGATGCCATCTTAGATGAAATCCTAAAACAAGATAAAAACGCTCGTGTTGCGTGTGAAACTTTAGTAAAAACTGGTATGGCTCTAGTCGCTGGAGAAATCACCTCTTCTGCTAGGATTGATATTGAAAAGCTAGTTAGAAAAGTAATCATTGAAACTGGATATGATAATGCAAACAAAGGTATTGATGGTAGGACTTGTTCTGTAATCAATGCTATTGGTAAACAATCTAGTGACATTGCCCAAGGCGTTGATCGTGGCTCACTAGAAGATCTTGGTGCAGGTGATCAAGGATTAATGTTTGGTTTTGCTACCAATGAAACACCAACTTTGATGCCTTCTGCAATTTATTACTCCCATTTACTAATGAGAAAACAAGCAGCGCATATAAAATCAGGCAAACTTGCATGGTTAAGACCAGATGCAAAAGCCCAAGTAACTTTAGCATATGAAAATGATAAACCTAAGTTTATTGACACAATTGTCTTATCTACTCAACACAATGAATCAATATCTCAAAAAGATTTACACGATGCTGTTATCGAAGAGATTGTGAAAGAGGTAATCCCTGCTGAACTAATCACAAAAGATACAAAATATCATATTAATCCAACAGGTGTATTCTTAATAGGCGGTCCTCAAGGAGATTGTGGCCTTACAGGTAGAAAAATTATTGTTGATACTTATGGTGGGGCTGCTCATCATGGTGGAGGCGCATTCTCTGGAAAAGATCCATCAAAAGTTGATCGTTCTGGTGCATATATGGGTAGATATATCGCTAAGAATGTTGTTGCTGCTGGGCTAGCCGATAAATGTGAAGTTCAAGTTGCTTATGCAATTGGCGTAGCAAAGCCTGTTTCTTTAATGGTCAACACTTTTGGTACAGGTAAAATTTCTGATAACAAAATTGAGCAACTAGTTGCAGAAACTTTTGATCTTAGAGTTGGTAAGATCATCGAAAATCTTGACCTACTTAGACCTATTTATCGTAAAACATCTAACTATGGTCATTTTGGTCGCGAGTTACCAGAGTTTACTTGGGAAAAAATAGATAAGGCTGATAATCTTAAATCTTCCGCTAAGATCTAA
- a CDS encoding acyl-CoA desaturase, protein MNNNEIIHQTIEKEGSIVWKSIFGLLLLPLVTIIAVPWYAMTYGFSTSDYVCLIVFYALTGVGITMGYHRLWSHKTYKANKIVSYALMVFGTAALQNSIIQWASDHRKHHKDVDDPVKDPYAATRGFWFSHFGWLLRHSSSDVQEIRGVNDLLKDKAVVFQHNHYTVLAILACFGLPTLIGFIFGFLTGGTLTAAWQSALGFLILGGLLRVVLVHHATFCINSLAHTIGKRPYSTKNTARDSWITAIVTGGEGYHNYHHAFAGDYRNGIRWFDLDPSKWFIVGLAKIGWCYDLKTTPKHLIEIAKAKVKLDEALTKKNKTFDLGIEELYAKLVANVKSMYSAKQEYLKAKKENVLSKADIKDIKSKYKDLKIEFIQAKKKYNKASTMA, encoded by the coding sequence ATGAATAATAATGAAATAATACATCAAACCATCGAAAAAGAAGGTAGTATAGTTTGGAAAAGTATCTTCGGATTATTACTTCTTCCGTTAGTTACAATTATTGCTGTACCGTGGTATGCGATGACTTATGGCTTCTCAACTTCAGACTATGTTTGTTTAATTGTTTTCTATGCACTTACAGGTGTTGGTATCACAATGGGCTATCATAGACTTTGGTCACATAAAACTTATAAGGCTAATAAGATAGTAAGTTATGCTCTTATGGTTTTTGGGACAGCGGCTTTACAGAATAGTATAATTCAGTGGGCTTCAGATCATAGAAAGCACCATAAAGATGTTGATGATCCTGTAAAAGACCCTTATGCAGCGACTAGAGGTTTTTGGTTCTCACACTTTGGTTGGTTATTAAGACATAGTAGTTCTGATGTCCAAGAAATTAGAGGAGTTAATGATCTTCTAAAAGATAAGGCGGTGGTGTTCCAACATAATCATTATACTGTGTTAGCTATTTTAGCATGTTTTGGATTGCCTACATTAATAGGATTTATATTTGGATTCTTAACAGGCGGTACGTTAACTGCAGCTTGGCAGAGTGCTTTAGGTTTTCTAATTTTAGGTGGCTTACTTAGAGTTGTTTTAGTTCATCATGCAACTTTTTGTATTAACTCTTTAGCGCATACTATTGGAAAAAGACCATACTCTACAAAAAATACAGCGAGAGATAGTTGGATAACAGCTATAGTGACTGGTGGAGAAGGTTATCATAACTATCATCATGCTTTTGCTGGTGATTATAGAAATGGTATTAGATGGTTTGATCTTGATCCATCAAAATGGTTTATTGTCGGGTTAGCAAAAATAGGTTGGTGTTATGATCTTAAAACTACGCCTAAGCATTTGATTGAAATTGCAAAAGCGAAGGTTAAATTGGATGAAGCTCTAACTAAGAAAAATAAGACGTTTGACTTGGGTATTGAAGAGTTATATGCCAAGTTGGTTGCTAATGTGAAAAGTATGTATAGTGCTAAGCAAGAGTACCTAAAAGCGAAGAAAGAAAATGTACTATCTAAAGCTGATATAAAAGATATAAAATCTAAATATAAAGATTTAAAAATCGAATTTATTCAAGCGAAGAAAAAATATAACAAAGCTAGTACTATGGCATAG
- the tsaD gene encoding tRNA (adenosine(37)-N6)-threonylcarbamoyltransferase complex transferase subunit TsaD, which yields MLVLGIESSCDETGLAIYDYSSKAIVADALYSQIGLHKKYGGVVPELASREHIVKLNILTKELLDNANLNFNDLSCIAYTAMPGLVGALMVGATFAKTLGLIHNIDTVAVHHLEGHLLSPLLDKSSDIEYPFVALLVSGGHTQLFEVREFGEYSLLGESIDDAAGEVFDKTAKLLGMSYPGGVEVANLADKATDEKKYDLPRPMKNKPNLDFSFSGLKTAVLNTWHSEADQSDENKANLCYAFQDAAIDVLISKCEKALQKTENRRLVISGGVSANKLLRSRLDILSKKKGYEIFFPLMKYCTDNGAMIALAGAYRYNNGFKDSNLEINVKARSQI from the coding sequence ATGCTTGTTTTAGGTATAGAAAGTTCTTGTGATGAAACTGGTTTAGCTATTTATGACTATTCATCTAAAGCTATCGTCGCAGATGCACTATACAGTCAGATAGGATTACATAAGAAATATGGAGGTGTAGTTCCAGAACTTGCTTCTCGTGAACATATTGTAAAACTAAATATACTAACTAAAGAATTGCTGGACAATGCTAACCTCAATTTTAATGACTTAAGCTGTATTGCCTATACAGCTATGCCTGGATTGGTTGGTGCACTAATGGTAGGGGCAACTTTTGCTAAAACATTAGGGTTGATACATAATATTGATACAGTAGCTGTACATCATCTTGAGGGACACTTATTATCTCCGCTTTTAGATAAAAGTAGTGATATAGAATATCCATTTGTTGCGTTATTGGTATCTGGTGGCCATACTCAATTATTCGAAGTGAGAGAGTTTGGCGAATACTCCTTGTTGGGGGAGTCTATTGATGATGCTGCCGGAGAGGTATTTGATAAAACAGCTAAGCTTTTGGGAATGTCATATCCTGGTGGAGTCGAGGTGGCTAATCTTGCCGATAAAGCTACAGATGAAAAAAAGTATGATCTACCTAGACCAATGAAAAATAAACCTAACTTGGATTTTAGTTTTAGCGGTCTAAAGACAGCTGTACTAAATACTTGGCATAGTGAAGCAGATCAGTCAGATGAAAATAAAGCGAACTTATGTTATGCATTTCAAGATGCTGCTATAGATGTTTTAATATCAAAGTGTGAAAAAGCTCTGCAGAAGACAGAAAACAGAAGATTGGTTATATCTGGTGGGGTTAGTGCGAATAAATTGCTGCGTTCTAGGTTAGATATACTGTCGAAGAAAAAAGGCTATGAGATATTTTTCCCTCTGATGAAATACTGTACAGATAATGGCGCAATGATTGCTCTTGCTGGTGCTTATAGATATAACAATGGTTTTAAGGATTCTAATTTAGAAATCAATGTTAAAGCAAGATCTCAAATTTAA
- a CDS encoding lipopolysaccharide assembly protein LapA domain-containing protein, translating into MFSTIKKLFWQILFGLAIIVIVFLSILNTDNVSFDYIFGSTTLPLMVLLSIAFVIGLVVGSFITKFIQITKTNGGAGAAKK; encoded by the coding sequence ATGTTCAGTACAATTAAAAAATTATTTTGGCAAATACTATTTGGTTTAGCAATTATTGTAATTGTTTTTTTATCTATATTGAATACTGATAATGTCAGTTTTGATTATATATTTGGTAGTACAACATTGCCTCTTATGGTGCTTTTATCTATTGCTTTTGTTATTGGTTTGGTTGTGGGCTCATTTATAACTAAATTTATTCAGATCACAAAGACCAATGGTGGTGCTGGAGCGGCTAAGAAATAA